One Hevea brasiliensis isolate MT/VB/25A 57/8 chromosome 6, ASM3005281v1, whole genome shotgun sequence genomic window, ATCACCCTCAAAACCAGAGATGGGGACAAATGGGATCTTCTCAGGGTCGTAACCTACCTTCTTAAGGTAGGAAGAAACTTCCTTCACAATTTCATTATATCTAACTTTCGAGTATTTTGGGGTTGTAGCATCCATCTTGTTGCAACAGCAAATCATCTGCTTGACACCAAAAGTAAAAGCAAGCAGGGCATGTTCACGGGTTTGACCATCCTTGGAAATACCAGCTTCAAAACCACCAGCAGTTGAGTCGATAATGAGCAAAGCACAGTCAGCCTGAGAGGTACCAGTGATCATATTCTTGATAAAGTCACGATGTCCAGGAGCATCAATGACAGTGCAATAATATTTGGTGGTTTCAAACTTCCAGAGAGCAATATCAATGGTGATTCCACGTTCACGTTCAGCCTTCAGCTTGTCCAGCACCCAGGCATATTTGAATGATCTTTTGTTCATTTTTGCAGCCTCCTTTTCAAACCTCTCAATCACACGCTTGTTAATACCTCCAAGCTTGTAGATCAAGTGGCCAGTGGTGGTTGACTTGCCGGAGTCAACATGGCCAATGACCACAATGTTTATGTgaaccttcttcttcctcatgacAAGATTTGGTTGACAagctttaaataaaaaaaaataaaataaaataaaaacgacTCTTAAAAAGAGATGCGCTAGCTGAAGAATGCTTTCTTGCAGAGACAAAGAGAGCTTAGAAAAAAAAGCAAAGACTaacttatattaaatataaataatgatTATTTTAGAACTATAATTTGTCTAAACTAAATTTAATGTTAGATATACTTCTAATTTTTGCTTTTTCCTCACAAttttctctctttccttcttattCTCTCTCACTTTCTAGCCCTTAATTTTCAGagcattttttatattataatttaaactaatattaagaaaaatattatttCAAAACTATTTATTAGAGATCTTTAATAAcggattttaatttatatttaagatatttcaattataaaaatttaaaataataaaatatattccaCATATATGCAAgatgataaaaaatatatacatataccTTCCTCTGTGCTGTCATTATGAGTTGGTTGGGTTGGAATAGCTCTTTCCTCTTTTttaactaattgaaaataaaagaaaatcacATCAATAACTTTATttgataaatataaatttattaataataaataatagggtaaaaaaaataaatctaacCAAAACCAATAGGTCTACTCCCATAACAAACATatcaagaaatatatatatatatatatatatatatatatatatatatatatatatatatatatatatatatatagctgttGGGAAATAAGGGAATCCTATTGGAGCTAATTAACTGGAATCAACAATATTTGTTTGGGAAATTCTTACttataaatttgatttattataaatttatatagattttatttatttaatagacAAATctcattatatattatatattttaaatttataataaatcaaatttaaataaaaaaaattcatattacCATTCATATTATACATTAATTGTACGGATATAGATAGGAGAATGTAACAAAGTGCAACCTATTTGGATTTATTTTACAATatacggaaaaaaaaaaaaaaaggatacctCACCTCCTCTGGGTTGGCGATTAGCTTTTCTCATCCAATTGAACAACCCAAACAAGTTAGAGCCAGCCGTGGATGCCGGCGAGATTTCTTCCCGGTTTGCTGTTAGGTGCCAGGTATTTGGTGTCATTATAAGGTCGGAGTACTTCCATCTATATATAGAAACAGATGTACTGTTTGCGCAAACAAATAGATATACTTCTTTTATGATAATATAATTACAAatgttttttctttcttttaatcTCTAACATTTACATGAAAGGTTAGCCACTTCTCCTTTTATAAATTTCAGGTTTAGTCTGTTTTTCTTGGAATTTGCTTTTGCTGGTTTCTTCCCTCCCTCCTCTCCTTTGTTATTCCTTCTTCTCGACCaataataagattttttttattgcctactaaaattaaaaaaataataaaaataaaaaaaatatttcaaaaaaaataatatataataactaatattcaactgttaaatactaataaaatagCTAACGATTACAAAAATAACTAACaacttttataataatattattgaaTAGGGCCAAGTTGActagataaaattattattttattttatatagtaATTAATAATATTAGCATGGATCTTGAAATGGAGTTAATCCTAGAAGAACTCTAGTTTCTTTAATGTTTCACTATCCTCCACTCAGTAGCTCTTGAATTTCCTGTCCTAACTCTTTGCCAATATGTCCAGAACCACCAATTCAGAACTCTCATCTCAAGGTTCCTTGAATGGTTTAAGCCTATCTCTATATAGTCTTACAACCTCCGCCAGATCATAGAGAGACAAGGAATTGAAACCAGATCCATGGTCCAACAAAACAATACCAATTAATAATTCTACTTTCaaatttatcttaaaaaatattGACCACCACTGCCTGAATTTAGGCGGATCAGCACCTGCTGTCCACATGCGATTGTGATTATATAAAGAGTGATGTATTTAACCCTCACAGCATCACGATAAATTATATGTATAATACTTTTCCCCGTGATATTTAATTATTACTcgtacaattttttttatttagtatttattttaaattatatttatcatttatttataatCTATCTCTAATTCTAAACTAGAAAAAGTCCTATTTTCAATACAAAATCCAATAAactaagaaaattaaaataattgaattgaagCCCAGTGATCAATGAGGACCTTAACTATAACGTTCTAAGATAGTAAAATTTCTGGCCGAGTAAGTTCTAATATTAGGAATTTTTTAACATTAAGATAATCTCATTTTATCATTAAGTTAAGGCATTAATTAAGTCAAAATTTATTATACATGCGTATAATTTATTATCGATAAAGAAAATGCATTAACATTTTAAAAAGGATATCACAGTTCATAAGAAAAGGACCTTTATATATAGTACTCGATCGCAGTTTGTTGTCCTTCTCATCGCATAAATTCTCTAGAGGCAAATTTCCTTCGAGAGCAAGAAGTATCTACATCGCATAACAAAGATAAAAAGATTGTAAGTCAACTATGTAATCTCTCTATGCTtccacaaaattagttaaaatagAGTTTGGAATGTgccatttttttatttgatttttattgaGATTCAAACTTGAAATCTTGTATAGTCTGGAAAACAATTCTAATATCATTGAAGTGGAACTCATTAATATGTGCCAATTATTAACATAATATATGATCAAATTCAAATTTTTACCCTTCTCATAGATGGACGAGACTTTGGAAGTCTATTTACACAAGCTTTGGCACAGAAAATCATTCGATACATTTCTTCGTGGTCAAATGTTTGCAATCTGGAATCTACAAAAACCTCATATTCTCCCTTTAGAGCTTTTTTAATTCGAGAGTTTGCCTGAaagatattgataaaaaaaaaaaattgttaagtcatATTTATTTCAAATGTGAAATTCAAATGTACATGTATCAAATGTGAAATTTTacttttaaagttttattttctttaattaaatataaaatgtacTATTAAGTCGTTTAATGGGTGTTCATGATGAATGCAAGTTACCCAAATGGTGTTTCtatcatttttcttcttttttgcgTTTGGTTAGGGAAATAAAGCTTTTGTTTTGATGGTGAGTTTTGTATCTTAAATGGCTttctattatattttaattatgtaattaaatatCACAATGTTTATATTACACTACTACTATAGGTTAGTAGAGCTATACCCAATTAACAATGTCGTTGTCTTTATCCATAGGCTTTTTTCCCGTGATCAGCTCTAAAAGTACAACACCAAAAGAATAAATATCTGACTTATCAGAATACTTTCCAGTTCTCGTTGTCATTGGATCTGCATAACTACAATTAATAAGCACAATAAACatttatgttaattttttttaagaaattaatatcttatatgttcaCTAAAGAAGCTCTAATTTCTTTTTTTctgttttcattttttaaaatttttttaaatattctaaAAGTAGATCATAAtggcattaaaaaaaaaagagacaatAATAGTAATGTAATTAACTAAAACGATAGAAAGAAAATTGCATCTTACACTTGGGTTCCCTTATTTGTTGACTTGGAGACGTGAGTAGCAGCATCTGAAAAGAATAGGGCAAGTCCAAAATCTGCAATCTAAACAAAATGATTAAAGTAGATTAATGAATTTATTATGATATATATGGAAAAAGACGGCCAAATTAATCCTAATATCAAACTAATGAGttccacaaaattttacaatatttttcGAAAATAAAATTTTGCATTAATAGATCAAGTACCTTTGGTTCAAATTCGTTATCGAGAATAATATTATCTGGCTTGATATCTAAGTGTATGATTCTAGGTTTACCTGAAAAAGATATAAGGAGAATAGAAAACTCTGAAAGAGAATAAATTATTAACACAAACTAAAAAGAAAAGTAGATTGAGCCTCAAGAGCTCTGAAGCCTGGCAAGCAGTGAACATGTCCAATTATATACTTACAATATTCATGTAGATATTCCAATCCTCTCGCAGAGCCTACGGCGATTTTCATTCTTTTCTGCCAGTCCAAAATCTCCCCTTCTTCTATACCATTTCTTATTTGTAAGGTATTAATATGTCATATCTATTTGTTATTTGTGCATTTGAATATATCTGAGGGCAAGAAATAGGACTCACCATGTAATTTAGATCTCAAGGACTTATTGGGACAATACTCTAAAACAATCAATCTATTGGCTCCATCAATGCAGTAACCAATCAGCTGAACAAGATTTTTATGACTGACTCTGCTTACGACCAAGATCTCATTCTCCAAATTTTCTTCCGACTGTACATCCGGAAGATTTTTAAGTTTCTTAATAGCACAGTATTTACCATCTAGGAATCCCATATAAACTTGACCAAAACCACCCTCGCCAAGTAGAACGTTGTTGGAGAAACGATCAGTTGCATTTGCTAGTTCACCATATGAATATGGCCTCGGCCCAATACCTTTATAATTCTCAGACGCAGATGGATAACTTCGATTCTCCTGATGAGATGAGCTAGATTCATTCGGATCTGTTCTTAATGAGCAAATAATTAACAACATGCCTCAAATAGTTAGAGGAGAAAGAAATATATcgctgcatatatatatatatatatatatatatatatatatatatatatgtccacCAAACATCGTTTGGATGAGTTTATTGCTGTTATATAGCTGTAAGCCTTTCTATTTCTTTGATCTTGTCCATTGTTTTCTGTTCAAGGGGTTTTTCATCAGCAGGGTCTGGTCGCTGTTAGGTGGGTGTATGGGGCAGAGCCTATTGGCTCTGGGTATCCTCCCTGCTGATTTTTCCCCTTGATAACTTCTATTTTTCTCtgcttatcaaaaaaaaaaaaaaaaatcctaataaGAAATGAAATGATTCCTTCATGGAACCAtataaaccaataaaaagagcaTCAGTTCTGTCATGGAGAAGCATAAATACAAGTTCCTGGCACTATGTGCACTCATTATAAATTATCAGCTAAAACAATTAATACCTCTAGTTTCATTGTGGCGATCTGCCCTGTTCATTCTCCAGAATAATTAAGTTGCAGAGTTGCAGGACTTACGCAACCACGACCACTGCAACAAAAGTCGGTGACAATATCGCGGCCAGAGTAGTTTCTTGCAAGTATATAATACACTTCTTATTGTGTGCGTGTGAGAGAGATAGGAGAACGAGATGGAGATGGAGGGAGGGGGGCAGTAGGTAACTTTAGAGCTCAGACCTGGGTTTTCCTTAATGTCATTGAGCGTAGAACGTTGACGTTGAGCGTAGAATGCGTAGCGTGGCCTCCAGttaatgtcatttggagttttttttttgtttatgttGAATTTTTCTCTTCCCTTGCCCAAATGGCAGTGTTTGTATTGATATTTTCAAAGGTATTGATATTTTCAAAGGATTATGTTTtgtttgtattattttttattttatcaatttgatGAGTTTTCTTTGAATCCTACGTTTCAAGGAGATTTTTTTTTGGGTACGTTTTTATCAGCTCAAAAATAACAAATCCAATCAAACCATCTTTGGTTTGACTCCATAAAATTCTATTCGATATAATttcttttcttaaaaaatttaaataattcgattttagttatttaaatttctctaatttttttaatgaaaaaattaTCTCAATAGAAAACTGAAAATAACGAAAGGAGGAAAGAGAGGGAAAATCCTCAATCTACATATATGTTTCCCTTAAATAGAtcaataagatttttttttttttaaaaaatgattcAATAAATTTCTTTATGAGATTATTATGTTCATCATATTTTCTACAGATAAACTTCTTCTTGAATCATTTGATAAAAAACAGCTTACCCATTTGCTCTATGACGCAGTAATCAtttattaaaatgttataaatcAAATATAAAAAATTGATAATGAGGATTTCGTATACTAAAAAGTTTTCATATAtggttttattaaatttatattagaaGTAAATTATAAAagagttatttattttttttaaattaaaaaagttaattgaactctaaaatattttaaagacttttataattatttaacatAACTCAAAAATTCTAAATAAGCATTTTTGCCTTAACTAAGAGTTATGTTTTCATGGTGCCAATTTGATTAACTTTAATACTCGAGTAATATTATACGAGTAATTtatcattttcacctttccactccattttatctctcttaattattttttttttttttaacttagcgTATATAAAAAACTTAAGTTCCAGCTAATGGATTAGATAGAGACGTTTAAATTCAATAATTGACAATTCCAAGTTGTCGTCATCGGAATATAAAATCGTAAATAGTCGAaggatatttaatatataaaaagttTTACTCCATAAATTAACAAGAAGTTGTCTACATATACATTTAAGGCAATTAATACGGATATGAATGTCTACACTTGTGCTAATGACTCCATCAATGGACAAGCATGCCTTCGAATTGAAGTCACGACTATTATAAACTCGAATTTACatgagaataaatttaataattatttaatcaaatatttatatttaaatttatatatttttttatatatacataataaatatattaatataaatatttaatttaaaaattgttaaattcacttttatataaatttaaagatAACACTTTCTTTCTTTAATCAATGACTTGAAACGTGGAATTGAATTCAAATGGtgatgatttttcatttattcattaatttaGTTATTAGTAGTTGCTATGgtcaaaataattaataaagcTAATCAATGGTTTGGTATGTATAATTAATTGTTCCTCCATTAATCACATCCACAAATAGCGATAAGATCCTACATATTACTAGCAGGCTTAATATATACTCTTTCGTCCTATTCTAATAGGtgatttagaaattatttttgtctcattttttttattttaaaaaatcaagaaatcattattttttttttaaattttgttcttatctattattatttctaatgtatttattttttttattataaaggtattttaattaattaataatttttttataaaaataatattatttaataatttcctTAATTTGCATGTAAAAATCTCAAAAAGTTTTTGAAATGAGATGGAGGGAGTGTAAATTAAAATCGTTAATCATAACATCCTTAATTAAGGATAAGCATGTGTCAAAGAGTGGTACTATTAAGCTGTGTAATTAGGAGACGCATGTGTTTAGCTGTGTTACGGTAAATTAATGCGGTCATTTTTCTTTCCCTTTGATATCTTTGTTCTCCATCCTCcttcaaaaagaaagaaaaaaattaattaatattaaaatttttaattgaagtaTGATCGATCAAgaagtattatttttattttacctttaaaagatataaaaaataaaaaattgagtttGAGTTTTTTGTTTTAAGAGACAAATATAAAATTAACATGTTGGATGAATCAATATATATACAAAAtctttaaaattttgataaaataatataaacttaataaactaataaaataatataaacttAATAAACTAATAACACAAAAAAGTAGAGATTTTAAGATCTTATAATCACCACAAAAAAAACAGACCATATCCATTGCAGATGGGCTAGTTTTCGTCGCAAAAAATTTTAACAACTGATTTACGACGGATACGTTTTCGTCGCTAAAACACTCGTTAGAAAATTTTGCGACTAAAATTCTATCCGTCGCTAAATATTAGAGACAAAATATGCCGTCACTAATATAAATGAAACCAgattaattttcagttattatTGTCGTCAGAAAAATACCGTCGCTAATCTGTCACAAATCCATGTCTAATTTTGCCACTAAATCCGTCGTTAAAGTTATATGGTCTGTCGATAatgcataaataatttttaaaattttaaataattttaaaatttaaactaattaaatcataaatcatcaaaaagtaatattatttattattttttaattattttgttattcctatagaataaattaataaaaaatccataaataaatacaatatattaattatgATTTTCCTAATCAGCATAATTAAAATGCATATAttcataaagttgtaaaataatccaTACAAAGTAGCtaatattaataaaatgtaaGTTAAAATACAATCATATTCAGAAAAAGTACTATTAATATTCCGCACATAATAATATCTTTAAACGGAAACATAAATAGCATAGTCAATTATCTAGATTATCCTATGGATTTGTGGAGTCTGAAGTGGTTGGATGTGAAGATGTTGCAAACTGAGTACCACCTTTGGTCTTTAACTCCTTTCGCACCTGATCAAGTATTTCAGCCATCATCTCTGCCATCATTCGTGATGCTTTTTCATCTATAAGTTGTTGAATTTTCTCTTGTGTCATCGCAGGCTGAGAAGATGACCCAGGATAAACAG contains:
- the LOC110636016 gene encoding elongation factor 1-alpha isoform X9, whose amino-acid sequence is MLLLTSPSQQIREPKYPMTTRTGKYSDKSDIYSFGVVLLELITGKKPMDKDNDIVNWANSRIKKALKGEYEVFVDSRLQTFDHEEMYRMIFCAKACVNRLPKSRPSMRRILLALEGNLPLENLCDEKDNKLRSSTIYKANREEISPASTAGSNLFGLFNWMRKANRQPRGVKKEERAIPTQPTHNDSTEEACQPNLVMRKKKVHINIVVIGHVDSGKSTTTGHLIYKLGGINKRVIERFEKEAAKMNKRSFKYAWVLDKLKAERERGITIDIALWKFETTKYYCTVIDAPGHRDFIKNMITGTSQADCALLIIDSTAGGFEAGISKDGQTREHALLAFTFGVKQMICCCNKMDATTPKYSKVRYNEIVKEVSSYLKKVGYDPEKIPFVPISGFEGDNMIERSTNLDWYKGPTLLEALDFIDEPKRPSHKPLRLPLQDVYKIGGIGTVPVGRVETGVLKPGMVVTFGPSGLTTEVKSVEMHHEALQKALPGDYVGFNVTNVAVNDLKRGYVASNSKHDPAKEAANFTSQVIIINHPGQIKNGYAPVLHCHTSKIAVKFSEILTRVDRRSGQELEKEPKFLRTGDGGFVKMIPTKPMVVETFYEYPPLGRFAVRDMRQTVAVGVIKSVEKKDPSGANVTKSAKQ
- the LOC110636016 gene encoding elongation factor 1-alpha isoform X10, with translation MYRMIFCAKACVNRLPKSRPSMRRILLALEGNLPLENLCDEKDNKLRSSTIYKANREEISPASTAGSNLFGLFNWMRKANRQPRGVKKEERAIPTQPTHNDSTEEACQPNLVMRKKKVHINIVVIGHVDSGKSTTTGHLIYKLGGINKRVIERFEKEAAKMNKRSFKYAWVLDKLKAERERGITIDIALWKFETTKYYCTVIDAPGHRDFIKNMITGTSQADCALLIIDSTAGGFEAGISKDGQTREHALLAFTFGVKQMICCCNKMDATTPKYSKVRYNEIVKEVSSYLKKVGYDPEKIPFVPISGFEGDNMIERSTNLDWYKGPTLLEALDFIDEPKRPSHKPLRLPLQDVYKIGGIGTVPVGRVETGVLKPGMVVTFGPSGLTTEVKSVEMHHEALQKALPGDYVGFNVTNVAVNDLKRGYVASNSKHDPAKEAANFTSQVIIINHPGQIKNGYAPVLHCHTSKIAVKFSEILTRVDRRSGQELEKEPKFLRTGDGGFVKMIPTKPMVVETFYEYPPLGRFAVRDMRQTVAVGVIKSVEKKDPSGANVTKSAKQ
- the LOC110636016 gene encoding elongation factor 1-alpha isoform X1 translates to MNRADRHNETRDPNESSSSHQENRSYPSASENYKGIGPRPYSYGELANATDRFSNNVLLGEGGFGQVYMGFLDGKYCAIKKLKNLPDVQSEENLENEILVVSRVSHKNLVQLIGYCIDGANRLIVLEYCPNKSLRSKLHEEGEILDWQKRMKIAVGSARGLEYLHEYCKPRIIHLDIKPDNIILDNEFEPKIADFGLALFFSDAATHVSKSTNKGTQVYADPMTTRTGKYSDKSDIYSFGVVLLELITGKKPMDKDNDIVNWANSRIKKALKGEYEVFVDSRLQTFDHEEMYRMIFCAKACVNRLPKSRPSMRRILLALEGNLPLENLCDEKDNKLRSSTIYKANREEISPASTAGSNLFGLFNWMRKANRQPRGVKKEERAIPTQPTHNDSTEEACQPNLVMRKKKVHINIVVIGHVDSGKSTTTGHLIYKLGGINKRVIERFEKEAAKMNKRSFKYAWVLDKLKAERERGITIDIALWKFETTKYYCTVIDAPGHRDFIKNMITGTSQADCALLIIDSTAGGFEAGISKDGQTREHALLAFTFGVKQMICCCNKMDATTPKYSKVRYNEIVKEVSSYLKKVGYDPEKIPFVPISGFEGDNMIERSTNLDWYKGPTLLEALDFIDEPKRPSHKPLRLPLQDVYKIGGIGTVPVGRVETGVLKPGMVVTFGPSGLTTEVKSVEMHHEALQKALPGDYVGFNVTNVAVNDLKRGYVASNSKHDPAKEAANFTSQVIIINHPGQIKNGYAPVLHCHTSKIAVKFSEILTRVDRRSGQELEKEPKFLRTGDGGFVKMIPTKPMVVETFYEYPPLGRFAVRDMRQTVAVGVIKSVEKKDPSGANVTKSAKQ